The DNA segment NNNNNNNNNNNNNNNNNNNNNNNNNNNNNNNNNNNNNNNNNNNNNNNNNNNNNNNNNNNNNNNNNNNNNNNNNNNNNNNNNNNNNNNNNNNNNNNNNNNNNNNNNNNNNNNNNNNNNNNNNNNNNNNNNNNNNNNNNNNNNNNNNNNNNNNNNNNNNNNNNNNNNNNNNNNNNNNNNNNNNNNNNNNNNNNNtaatatactaattaataacTAATCAATAAATGAATCAAAATTATTAATCAATCATCCTACCTTTCCCCCCACCCAAAGTTGTTCGATTTCGCTCTTAGACATGTGAAGCTCAACAAGATTATTTGCTTCAAAGGTTTTAGGCAAACACCAATGAGGATAATAGTGCCATTTCAAGTACCGTAATGCATTTGGAAAGTATTGACCAACTTCATCAATCTTCACAAGGTTATATTCTACAATAAAGCATCTTAGATTCTTCATGTTTCTAATACTTTCCAAAGCAATATTAGGGGTGACCTTTAGACGTATACACCTTGTCGATTCAAAACCCTGTAATTCAACAATAGTTCATgtcaaaagtaaaaaaaaatgtgtttgtcTCATCTCTATGTTACAAGTAAATCTGATTCTTGCCAAGTCAGTATTCAATACATTTTCAATTTCTTTCTGAATCCATAATCTGCTATGTTTTTTGGGCTCATCTGGGTGCAAACGACGTACGATATTCTTGCCCATTTCTTCAATATGGTCATGCATGCTCAAGTAAAGATCATTAACACCATCATCATGAAAAGTTATTAGAGATCTCTGCTCAAGAACTCTTAAACCAATTCTAGCTCGAAATCCACAACTTTCAAGCATACTTATTGCTTCGTTTTTATCCCACCCCTTCAATATACATGTAACATCGAGGAATATTTCTTAAGCGTGCACAACTTTTtcatataataatattttttttaaattacacaaAATTAAAGAGAATTTTATAGCAAAGAGTGTTTTTAGATATTGACAAATCATCATACTGGAACTTTCAAGGGCCGGGCAGAGTAATTGATATTTGTTAAAAAGGATATGAAATTCCACCTATGCAAAGAACAAAATACACTAAATTTGACTATTTTACTATTTCTTATGCAATACCCataaatttaaaacatccataatgctaaaaatcaccaaaaaaaaACTCAACTTTGTTCATTAACATGCCTATTGCACTACAGAATGAATACTGATTACATGTTAAACGTTAAGCGGATTAACATACCATTAACTTGTAGCATAATCAGATTGTTACTCTGATTCTGGTACGCCTGTTGGCAATGCGAGTCAATTCCCATTAGGAGGCAGCTTCGACAATGCCGGCGGCCTCTACAAACCCCCCAAAGCCCGTCCCCTCGTCCCAAACAACTGCTTCCTTAAAACATATTAACCAAAGatgatattttattatttttgttgttCTTATGTGTTAACCCTACATTCTTTATATACCTTTCTGTAacattttttatgtatatatagtTCTATTCTCCTGCTGTATTGGCAGGCAGAATCAATTTATCACAAAACATCATGCAAATGCCAAACAACTCCTTCTTCAACGcttcaaaagccaaatccaaccTCTCCAACTGCTCCATCGCATTCTTATTATACATAAAGAACCCATAATACAACTCAAAATTATAATAGTCTGGTGTCTCTCTCATGTAGGTATAATAGTCTTTTAACCATTTTTGACAGTCAACCAGACGTTTGACTGACAGTAGGTGTCAATGTGTGATGAAATGTGCATCACATGGTGTCATTTGGCAAAAGTTGAAAGATAGGGTGTCAATATGTAatatgaccaaaccacagggtgGCAAGTTGCACTTTattctattatttatttgaaaGTTAAAAAAAGTCATAAAAAAGAAGTCTGCATGCCTACCCTATCCACCTATTCTAATAGTCACATGCTAGAATATCAGTCAAGAGCATTTTGTAACCTTGCTCTTTTCACTTCACGCTAGTCCAAACGAAAGTGTGTATGTCCTTAGGTATAATACATAGCATACAGAAGATGGAATTAGACAAACAATGATTGATGTTAAACTCTAACGATGGTTTGTTACAAAATTAACACAACAAAAGTCACTGAGCGTTAGATAAGTCTGATAAGAATTTAACGTttttttagctttaaaccaaAATTGTAGTAGAGAAATATAGTCATCGAATTGACATTCAACTCAAAACCCCCGTTAATGATACTAAAATCCCAACTTTAAAACCTAAGAGCAGGCGGGGCGGCACAAGTCCTCCACGCGTGATACAACCATAACGCGTTATGGTTTATTTTTCCCACCCCACGACACAACTTCCACGTGTTATATTTTCAACGAAATCCATTTTCGTTAATTTTTCAAAGCGTGATGGTTTTGTTTTGTGAGtggaattgttggttggggggaaattgttgggtatggtggtgagtgatgaccacccccactaaaaaaggttgtgagtgatggaaaaatggtcaatgacatggcggaacttgattggtgcttgtgagtgataaattctatcactagtgaaccacccccctCCCCTAAGTAGTTAGGATCAGTTGACGAATAAGCCTTTAACGTTGGTTTAATTGATCGGAAGTGATACTTTGTGAAGGACTAAAGCTGGAACAGCTGAAAGCTGCAGGGGCATAATGAAACCATTCCTTTTATCCACATCCCTTTTGCCTCTAGAATCTCCAAACCTTACTTGGGGCTTTATATAATGAGAGAAAAAAAACGCCAAAACCATTCCTAGCTACGTTAGctcattatatattttttaatctaAAATTTCAGATTCTACAATACTAACATATAATTAAAGGAAATGAAAAGCAAAACTAAAAAAAAGATTGGTTGTTAGTAATTTTCTtggttttcaagttttcaatggGTTTCTAACTAACCCTACAAGACTAACATATAACTTTGATCCAGCCAGTTTTGACCCAAGTTCATGTTCGCCTTTGGTATTGCCTATCCACTCCAGCGCATAATGAAATCCTCTCTTTGTTGTGTGTTTTATTCGTTTAGCTCCTCTCTGACGGACTTAAACGTGAAGCATACCTCTGAGTCGGATGCCCAACCCCAAACGTCACACCAGTCTTTCATATTCCAGCTCCTTAACAGGCTAAACAGACTATGAAATTCTGCCCATGCCTCCACCAAATTGGGATGAGTTTTCCAAGTCCTGTCCCAAACAACATTGCTGCCCAACTCCATTAGGGGGTGATTAACTAACCAAGAGTCTTCCCAAAATCTGACCTTATTACCTCTACCCATCTTGCACAACAACTTTTGCGAAACATCGACATTAAGTTTCACAAACATGTAGTGTCCACAATGTGCATCAATAACTCACAAAGAACCTAAGTGAAGGTTCCTTAGCCATTTATTTGCTTCAACCTCTACCTCTTAATTACTTCCAAAGGTTTGTTCCATTTTCTTGAAAAAAAATAACCGGGGCTGTTCTTTTCCGTTTTTTTTTTACTTCGTTTGCTATTAAAGCCATTGCTTTTTCGGTTAAGTTCAAACAAGTTCACATTCCAACTAaaaccaactcttttgagttgtTCTAACATCTTCAAaacaaattatattatatataacaaCTTTTTTGATTGGGGAATTGACCTCTAATAATCCCATCTAAACCATATTGGTCATTAATAATCTCATCTCAGAATATTCCCctcaccagtcccacctttcatctatttttcctacaatggtcccctgttaaaaaaacttaacggagttaagcttttttccaaattacaaacagattttttagggcttttgatcagaacgattatacgagtccattgatgtaaaactcacttcgaaatggtgctccaagtgacttgattttggttaattggaaatttaaacaccctaattgaagcgccgttttcatcgtttggagcatcgTTTCGaagcaagttttacatcaatggactcgtatcgtcgttctaatcaaaagccctaaaaatctgtttgtaatttggaaaaaagcttaactccgttaagttttttaacgggggaccattgtaggaaaaatatgtgaaaggtgggactggtggggggaatattctgaggtgagattattaatagccaataaggtttagatgggattattacaggccaatttcccttttTGATTTAGTAGTTTGAAACATCATTATAATAAGTAGAAAAAAACAATAGGGTCTTCTTTGGTGGGCTCAGTTCAGCACATGTTTTGATGCTTCTTAATTGGGTGGGTTAGGAAGTTGTTCTTACCATTAATCATTTGTTTTAGGAAGATCTGGTGATGAGTTCTAACCTAGTCAATCTCATTTCAGAATGCTTCATCAAACCACTGAACGAGCTCTCACCTGAGGCAAAGCAGCCTATCCATTTCACACCTTTTGAGCTGGCCTGGCTCAACTTCAAATACTCCCAAAGAGGTCTCCTTTTCAGAAAACCACCTTCACCGGATTGTTTCTCAATAACCACTTTCTTGAATCACCTCCAACACTCTCTCTCCGCCACCCTCACTCATTTCTACCCGCTCGCCGCCCGTTTTGCCACTAGAAAACAAGAAAACCCACCTTCATATGTCATCTACTTGGATCCAGAAAACTCCCCTGGCGCCAAGTTTATTTATGCCAAGGCGGGAGCCACAGTATCCGATGTACTTGACCCACCCGACGTACCTTTACTTGTCCATTCGTTTTTTGATCTTAATAACGCCATTTGCTATGACGGTCACACATTGCCTCTGTTATCCATTCAGGTACAAGGAAGGAAAAACTACGAAATTGTTGGTTGACCAAGAGGGTTTTCAATTTTGTCACCCTCCTGCGTCCTTGGAAAGACCACTCAGCACGGGAAGAGTCTGCATGTTATGTTGATGCGTCTATGTCCCTAGAGCTGACACGTGTCTGACACGTGTTTGACGGACCACTCCCGTGCGTCGGCGGACCACTCCCGTCCGTCGGCAGACCACTCCCATGCGTTGCGGACCACTCCCGTGCTTCACGGACCACTCCTGTGCGTCGGCAGACCGACAGACCACTCCCGTGCGTCGCGGATCACTCCCGTGCTCAGAGATCCTTCCAAGGACGCATGAGAGTGACAAAAATGAAAACCATGTTGGTCAAAAGACAAATTCGTAATTTTCCCATAAATGTTTGGTAATTATGGTTGATATTTATACAATGTAGATATTTACATAATCTACCGTCTACTATGACTAATTACAATGGGTCTAATAACACAGGTGACTGAACTTGTGGATGGAATATTCATCGGTTGCTCTTTCAACCACATGGTGACCGACGGGACCTCTTTATGGCATTTCATGGCTGCTTGGAGTGAAATATTTAGATCCGGAGGACAATCAGTTTCTCGTCCTCCGGTATTCAAGCGATGGGTGCTGGATGGATATGATCCTATAATCAATCTCCCCTACAACCATCAAGATCAGTTTATTGAACGTTTTGAAAATCAAACCTTTAAAGAGCGATTCTTCAGTTTCTCCTCAACGGCCATCTCCAAACTCAAAGCAACAGCAAATTCTGAATGCAGTACGCAAAAGATTTCAAGTTTACAAGCCGTGATCGCGCTTTTATGGAGGTGCATCACCCGTGCGCGATGTCTACCACATGATTGTGAAATCACTTGTTCGTTGATGTTTTCTACGCGGGCAAGGTTAAACCCGCCTTTGTCAGATGATTATTTTGGTAACCCGGTTCACATTGTGGGAGGCAAAGCAACTGTGGGGGATTTGTTGGCTCATGGTCTTGGTTGGGCGGCTTTCCGACTACACGAAGCCGTGATAAACCACGATGATAAAGCAATCAAGGAAGAGGTTGAGTCATGGATAAAAAGTCCCGTGATATATAAACGGATTCATCTGTTTGGTGCAAACCTTGTGCGAGCTGCGAGCTCACCGAGATTTGACATGTATGGGTGTGAATTTGGATTGGGTAAAGCGCTTGCGGTTAGAAGCGGGTGCACTAACAAATGCGATGGGAAGATAACAATGCATCCGGGGCGAGAGGGTGGCGGTAGTATGGACGTAGAAGTTTGCCTTTTGCCGGAATATATGAAAAATATTCAATCTGACCAGGAGCTCATGAGTTATCTAATGATATACTAAGAGATGAGTTTGCTTCTGTTGGATCTGGTTTAGGATCGGTCCATGATGGGCGCTAAACCCGCGTTAACGGGTCAGTCACATGTTAAGTGAATGTGTCTTGTTTGTTTCCGTATTTTCTGTTGTTCATTGAATTGTTCTATTGAGTCTGTAAGCTATTTGTGGCTCTTCCTTTATTGAATGAGATATCACTGTTTTGAGAGTCTATTCATACTTCTTGCGTTCTTTTAGTTTCATTACTAGAAGCCAAAAAGAGGAACAAATTAAATAATGGCATCCTACATCCATATGTATAAGTTGACTCATAAGGTCAATATAACTAAATTCTAACTAAAGTTTCCATATGATTTTTGTAACTTTAAAAACATTTAATATATACCTTTAGCAATGTTTGTGGTAAATGCAAATTCTAAGTTTGACATCCAACCCTTCCGGGATCTCTAAGCTTGTCACCTACAAAACCATAAATACTTCACAAAGTTTCACATCCAATCCTCCGGGATCTTGAAGCTTGTCACCTACAAAACTATAAATACTTCAAGTACATATCACACCAGAAAAAAATATAGTTCAGTAAGATTAAAACATTAGGATtatgatcaaatacaaaggatccttattgtaagaagtgtaagaagaatttataaagtgacaagtgtccaataacctaaaaaaacccactacacaaaaaaaaaaaaaaaaaaaaaaaattaaacatccaccatcaccaaaaacctaaacccccaccccctcccccatcacccaccccaatttttttttacggggggtgggggtttaggttttttggtggtggtgggggtgggtgtttagttttattttaggttttttttttttttttttttgggggggggggggggggttaggttttttttaggtttttggggagtgtgtgtggggggggggttaggttttagGTTTTGTGGggttttttttggtgaggtatagtttgtttgttttttttttttgcccgaGGGGTGGGGAGGtgaggggtttaggtttttgggtggtggggggggggggggttaggtttttgggtggtggtggggtggggtgggggtgggtggtgatgtagtgggtttagtttagATTTTgtacacttgtcactctataaatccttcttacactttttACAATTAGAAGTCTTTGTAGAATAACATAACTCTAAAACATTATACGTTTCGGATAAAAAAGCCTGTGTCACATGTTGTTTCAATATTGGTGCTTCTCCTTTTAAGAGCAAGTGCCATATGTTGTTCTTGAGGTAGAAGTGCATCTGGATCAATCCTTTTTCTATATCCAAGAATTCTAAGACCTTTTAGTAAAGACATGCTATGTGGAAGATGACTTATAAATGTATGCATCAGATTTAACTCTTCCAAACATTTTAAATCTCTTAGGTTCTCGGGTAATTTATCAAGCTGATAACACAAAGAAAGGTCAAAGTTGTTTGAGATGTTTTAGCTTACAAACGCTACCTGGGAGATGTTTAATCTTTTGAATTTGTTATATTTAGTTTTTCTAAACATTCCAGTTGACCAATGTCTTTAGGCAATTCCTCTATGCCACATCTTGTGAGGTTAAGAACTCCTAAATGTTATAAATTACAAATCCTTCCCAGGAGACTCTTGAGCATTGTACATTCCAAGAGATATTGATAAATGAGTTTATAACGTTTTtcaataagacatttctttgtgttttctgaccattgcgtCTTAGAATTaagtcatttttttgtgtttttggtccATTGctttttacgcaactgggttttcgaattttttttcaaaaatatagtaaTAGTATACtttttttaaagattaaaaaacgctcattttttgtgcaatttttataaaaaaaataatgtcgtacaaaagagttattaacgtttaaaaaatggagggaattggaggagagagaaactattgttctggattgactagaatgcctctacacaaactcacgcgcctcctTTTTTTGTTtcttcaatttcactcatttaattTTAGCTCTTTATTAAATTAAGTGATAGTCAATATCACTTCCTAGCCAAAAAAAACTTCTTATTATATCCTGACCCCTTCTAATGAAAGATGACATATGTATCTGATTCAATTAAGGGTTTGATCAGATTTAAAACTACTATTTGACTTTCTTAGAAAAGTCAACATGTGGTAATGAACATCAAACCCGGGCGTCAGTTTTATCGATTTCAAACATTTTACCAACTAAATAATAACAAAATTTCAAGAATCATACCGATTTAAATCAACAAAACCACCACCgtaatttaaatataaaaaaaactaacctcAAAATAATCAAAGGTTGCCTTCGGTTTGTGAGTCTCAACGCTATGTTGAGGTTAAAATGTTAAATGGGGTGATGAATTTTGATCCAAACATCATTGCTCTTCCCTTTCTTACCACTTACCTGGAAATCATACCCACTAACTTccaattagggctgtaaacgagccgagtcgaaccgagctcgacccggctcaagctcggctcgaactcaattcgagctggctcggctcgagctcgaatttcaaatcgagctgagatttgaggctcgagctcgactcgattaaaattcgagatagctcggctcggctcgatctagctcgaattaacaaaaaaccgcaaaatttactacttaaaaaaccctaaaaatgaatattttcatagactaagggccataattgcaaTTATATTTAACCAAATGGCTatatatgcaagtataaatacttAAATCTCTTTGTACATTTTccttaccttcttttataggggagatactcccttagtttttgtctTTTGAGCGATGTGGgatgttgatgcaacaaacacaggaccaaggatggtagcttaactggtcaggcaaaagggctgaagggttcagttttgcctaacgcaggtcgcggggtccctccacgtttgcaaaacgtggaaggaggttcactagtatgattgagatatttgctttgaagttctttcttCGAGACTAGCTCGAAttcagaaaagaaagcaaatgagATGAATTTGATGGAGAGTACTTTGGAGGTGACAAAGAACTCTTGAATgacaagagattaaggaatctctgctTTTCGGAATGACCTGGAAGTGTCttcgagctgtcttcttatagtggaagacacctctcgaaatggtatggactatactagtggaacctgtttgcttatggagggtttccccttttggggttcaaggctttggacccctggttaatagggtgtgcctgtacagacctgctctgactttgtgagttggtgagcgtgagttggtgagatgagttggtggacatgactagttactgttcctcgattcactcattatgcagcttttcatccgatgaacctttcaaccttttaagctctttgcatattagtgattttatttgtctttgggctacccccgtcgtcagccccccaagtcagaggtttttggggtattatgctcaaagacttctgacttttatgcatgtcttgtaaaggcttcaagggttcgttgtttggaggcttgaagggtttgaggcggttacttttttgaattttgaaatttaatcgatttgacagttgattggacatgtgtcaggcggcggATTGGCAGAAGTTTCTTATTTACCTTTAATGCCTCTACTTTACTCTCTTATTTGTTTTAACTATTGTAAAGTTTCTTCACTTTCTTTGCAATCATTCACCGTTTTCCTCTTCTCAGGTTAGTTTCTTCTCCATTTTCACTTTTACTTTTTCCGatcatgggtgcccttaaggatttagcgaggTCATTTTCTCGATTGACACAAGAGGAGGTAGACCTGTTTTGTCTTGAACATGGTATTGATAAACAGTTTAATCCAACCGCCCCTGCTTGCGATGCTTCCATTGACAAACCGATTCCTGGTTTTATTGCTTTGTATTGTCGGCATTTTGAGTGGTctaatcttcgttaccctttttcgttTTTTGTTCTAAATGTGCTTGAGTATTATCGAGTGTCTTTTGGGCAAGTGCACCCGAAaggaatggctagggttttgcactttgaagtgCTGTGTCGTGCTTTAGGTTATGATCCTTCGTTGTTGCTCTTTCGGAGGTTCTTCCGGTTAGCCAAAAACGgtgattggtttacttttgagaACACAAAGGTTGAAACTTGTCTCGTTTCCTCCATGGTTACGACCCTTGGATCATGGAAGAATacgtttttctgggtttctgaatccatcattcctttcaaaatggtgtggaggcatccggatgctgttctcaacgATCCGGAGCCTTCCGAGTCTGAATTAAATGATGCCtttctttcagccattcgggggtgcccttccAGGGTTCGTCCttttcccgaacatttgttagtgcttttaggggttagtaatatttgggcaAAAGTTGATCGGGATCCGGTGTTGATGAGAAATGGCCTTGGTATGCATTTTCTCCCCTATGCCTTTTCGTCTTACTTTGTTTGTGACTTATTTTCTTTAATTGTTTTTTggcagttatgtctgctttggacttcaTCAAGAGTGACGATACGTCCGATGTGGTTTTTGAAGATGCTCCGACTGTTCCGGGTGAAAATGTTGTTGTGAGGACCTCTGAGCAGAGGTTTGAGGGCTCGGGTTATGTCAGTGTTGAAAATGTGAAGGGTTTTACCAAGTCCAATATTCCCAAGCCTTCAACTCGCCGGTTATCTCGTCGTTTACTGAAAGCTActcctcaatccacttccactgagccagtggatttgaGTGATGACATCGAGGTTTCTGAGGATCAGGCTGAggcagaggttgagaaggagaaggAATTAGTTGTTCGTGGTAAGAAGGTTCGAGGGAAGAAGGGTGTTGCTACCCCTGTTCAAGAATCGTCGAGTAGagacgttgaagggttgaaccCTGAGGGCACTTATGTGCCTTCTTGGTTGGTTAAGAATGATGACACTTTtaaggatgctgctgtttgtgaagatgctcttagtcatcttgctcctccttcCGTTCGTGAAGCTattgctgagatggatgatgacactatgttatctcgcatggttttaactacttgcaaccttgcagccatgcttccccaagggattacacgctttcgccaaaggatgcgggagtatgaggatttttctaaaaagaAAGACAAAATGAAATCCTCCATTGCATCGATGAAGAAGGAAGTGGCTGGGTTTGCTGAGAAGGAGGCAGCTTGGAAGAAGGAGATTGAGGATTTGAAGAAGATGCATGCCATTGAGATGGGTGACTTGAAGAAGAGCTTTGAAGCTAATTTGCTGAAGTTGAAGGCTGATCGAGAGGCCTTATCTGTCCAGCAGaaggcttttcgtgaagaaaaggaGGGGTTGAAGGCTTCCGTTGGTCAGGTGACTGCGGATAATCAGTGGTTGATCGAGCATGGGTTTCAGCAGGTTGTGACTTATCTTTTGCACTCTAAGGAATTTAattctgcccttggtgatgtttacacaaagctgctgaacctggggaagcatcaaggccttactgctggctataaacttcatgaatctgggcaacctttggagaagtcacccatgtatcgccccgaggcttctgatgttttcaaggcttctgttgagcagatggagaggctaacttACCCTTATATTCATGAGGTATCCTcctgctttggtaagcctttgtctgttttacagggaTTGAAGCCTGAAGGGTTGAATGAGaaggtttgtgctgaggttttgggctCTTTGTCGAGGAAGAGGTCCTACTCCGGGGACAGTGATGATACCCTTTCCAGTCTGCCTGAAACCTCGAAAGATGCTGGTTTGGAAACCTCTGCGGTTGGTGCTGAAGAAGGTGTGAAGGGGAAGAAGACAAAGAAAGCTAAAAAGTCTAAGGGTGAAGGTTCCAAGCCCTCTGATAACTGacatttattcgtagctttcttagcaaacattTTATGTTgtgtaatgttttaaacaatgtttaggttttggggacCCTTAAGGTTCCCATGGTTGGTTGGTTGGGCCTATATGGCTGTTGAACATTAGTTTTATCTGCAAGTCCCTAGGGCTTGCTTTGACTATCTAatgaaggtcttttatggcctttctgactatgacatgatggtttggtgtttttgtttgttttacttgcttggtttgttttttagggtttcaacccttcaagctttTTGTATGGTTGCTGCCgggttgaagcctttaacctttcaagctaAGTATCCGTTAGTTGAACACTGGGCAGCTTCtgatttggtttgtatgtttggttgatgggcttgtttatttttattttcttgccttgtctttgtttactttgtctttatgttttttacactttaaagggttcagtgctgcagtcactttgccttagtgtttatcatcaagacgtagtatctatccttttcttttattttgttgcgatttgtttgatttcgtaagtctatttattgggtacattttttagacttaaggaacgattggtgtaggctgttcaaacctgtctatgagacactattgtttttctttgataagtctcatggagttgtattgatttaggaactcaccccttatataggtccattcaacccttgaacctattgagcgatatggcctgggagctcatccccttacatggcccttgccatggagttttttgctaggttctcaacctgatattaggatagaaagacaagtttgataaagtaacttcattcattcaagcaacatttgcttttacaaaaggtttttgttttgctaCAAACCAAACTTCCTAAACATAAAACCTTCTAagggtttttccgttccagtgccttggaagccttttgccttctgaatctGCCAGCTTATAGGAtccgcccttgtgtgcttcgagga comes from the Helianthus annuus cultivar XRQ/B chromosome 4, HanXRQr2.0-SUNRISE, whole genome shotgun sequence genome and includes:
- the LOC110886831 gene encoding uncharacterized acetyltransferase At3g50280, encoding MSSNLVNLISECFIKPLNELSPEAKQPIHFTPFELAWLNFKYSQRGLLFRKPPSPDCFSITTFLNHLQHSLSATLTHFYPLAARFATRKQENPPSYVIYLDPENSPGAKFIYAKAGATVSDVLDPPDVPLLVHSFFDLNNAICYDGHTLPLLSIQVTELVDGIFIGCSFNHMVTDGTSLWHFMAAWSEIFRSGGQSVSRPPVFKRWVLDGYDPIINLPYNHQDQFIERFENQTFKERFFSFSSTAISKLKATANSECSTQKISSLQAVIALLWRCITRARCLPHDCEITCSLMFSTRARLNPPLSDDYFGNPVHIVGGKATVGDLLAHGLGWAAFRLHEAVINHDDKAIKEEVESWIKSPVIYKRIHLFGANLVRAASSPRFDMYGCEFGLGKALAVRSGCTNKCDGKITMHPGREGGGSMDVEVCLLPEYMKNIQSDQELMSYLMIY
- the LOC118491437 gene encoding uncharacterized protein LOC118491437 codes for the protein MGALKDLARSFSRLTQEEVDLFCLEHGIDKQFNPTAPACDASIDKPIPGFIALYCRHFEWSNLRYPFSFFVLNVLEYYRVSFGQVHPKGMARVLHFEVLCRALGYDPSLLLFRRFFRLAKNGDWFTFENTKVETCLVSSMVTTLGSWKNTFFWVSESIIPFKMVWRHPDAVLNDPEPSESELNDAFLSAIRGCPSRVRPFPEHLLVLLGVSNIWAKVDRDPVLMRNGLVMSALDFIKSDDTSDVVFEDAPTVPGENVVVRTSEQRFEGSGYVSVENVKGFTKSNIPKPSTRRLSRRLLKATPQSTSTEPVDLSDDIEVSEDQAEAEVEKEKELVVRGKKVRGKKGVATPVQESSSRDVEGLNPEGTYVPSWLVKNDDTFKDAAVCEDALSHLAPPSVREAIAEMDDDTMLSRMVLTTCNLAAMLPQGITRFRQRMREYEDFSKKKDKMKSSIASMKKEVAGFAEKEAAWKKEIEDLKKMHAIEMGDLKKSFEANLLKLKADREALSVQQKAFREEKEGLKASVGQVTADNQWLIEHGFQQVVTYLLHSKEFNSALGDGLKPEGLNEKVCAEVLGSLSRKRSYSGDSDDTLSSLPETSKDAGLETSAVGAEEGVKGKKTKKAKKSKGEGSKPSDN